AGAAAAACGATCCTTCGCCAAAGCTTAAAAATACGTTATTAATTAATACAAACATCGCGCCCGCAAGCGTTAATGGCATTAAACGAATAAAGCCATTTTTAATCGCATTAACGTGAGGCTGTTTTCCTAATTTAACCGCAAAAGGCAGAAGTATCTTTTCAAGTGAAGCAATCGCATTACTCATAGAAAAATACCCTTAAATACCGCAATAGATTATTGCGGCGCAGTGTGAGGGAATAACTCAGTAATAAGAGACGTTAATTATTGGTAGCGGCTTGTTTAATGGCAGCGACGGCTGCTTTCAGTACGCCCAGACCATCGACTTTGCCGTACAGCAGCGAGTCGATCACTTCGACCGGTTTATTCGGCAGCAATTGTTGAATGTCCGCTAACTTCCACGCAATTTGCGGGCCGAGCAATACCACATCCGCCTGCGGCCCCTTTTCTGCGGCCAGAGACTCAGAAAATGCTTCAATAATGACCGGTACTTCATATTTTTCCGCCTGCGCACGCATCTTTGACACCAGCAGCGACGTTGACATACCCGCTGAACAAAACAGATAAATACGTTTTTTTTCCATTATGCGTCCCTCAATATGCGATTTTCTGTCGGCCAGATCTGATGCAGGCTGCGTTAGGGCTTCCTGCAATGGCTGCCCCGCGAAGCGGGAGGACTTTTTTCTGTGTCCAAAACAAGTATACGGCACGCTTCTGGCTTAGGATATTTCTCAACTTACCAAAATTGTCTGTGGTTGACCTGGCGCTATGTTCATCTTCACAGTTTGAGGAATTAACGGGCGGGAAATTTGCGCCAGGGGAAGTGCAGGCAAGAAATTCAATGCTTGCGGGAAAATGTTAATCGGGGAAAAACCCCCGCACTGGCGCGCGGGGGCGAGGATCAGAAGTCGTAGCGCAGACGCACAATATTCATGTCGCTCAGGTTGTCGCTGCTGGAGGTAAACACGTGTTCGTAATCGACACGGAAACCGTAATCCAGCTGGAAAGTCACACCGACGCCGTTATCAATACGCTGATAATCGCGGCCAGTGGTGTATTGCAGACGGTCGCCCATCACATACGGTTGTATATATTTAAGCGCGTACTGGCCCACCGGGATTTTATAACCGGCAAAGTATTCAATCCCCCACGCATCGCCCGCGAAGTAGTTCTGCACGTCGGATTTTTTGGTCAGCAGGAAGTTCTGATACCAGCCGCCGCCGAAGGAGAAGGTCCAGTTATCCGGCGTCCAGCTCAGCGCGGTACCGAGGATGTTCTGATCGTAGGTTTTGCTGTCGTCCGTTGATGGCAGGCGCATTTCCGCACGGGTATAGTTCCACGCCGTACCCCACGTCAGGGTGTCGGTCAGGTGATAATCGACACCCAGCGAACCGCCGCCTTTACGTTTGTAACGCGTGCCATTGCCCGGCAGATAGTCGGAATCATTGAACAGGTAAGCGGCATAAATATCCGCGTCGCCAACGGTTTTCTTATATTTGAGCATATTACGTGCGCGATAAGAGCCGTCGTAGTCGCCGTTAATACCGTTGCCCGGCGCTTGGGCTTTCATGTCGTAATCCCAGATATCGGTTTTCACACCCACAACATCGTAATAAATGCTGTTCTGCTGACCGTAGGTGAGCGTACCCCAGGTTTTACTTTTCAGCCCGGTGTAGAGCATACGGCGGGTGGTATTTCGTGCGCCTTCGGCATAGTGATCATCCCAGTCAAAAAGCGCCGGAATGTTCACGCCGAGTTCGTAATAGTTAATCCAGCTAATATCATCAAACAGATAGTAGTCGGAGGCGAAACGAAAACGGGTACCGCCATCATAGCCGTTACGTTTGTACGAGCCTTTATCGCTGTTACCCATGGCGTTATCGAACTGCGGACGGATAGACCCCCCGACGGTAAAGTTCAGACGGCTCAGCGGGTCGCCGGCCTGTGGATCCTGTTTCAACAAAGTAATTTCTGCCTGCGCTGCGAAAGACATCAATGCCACTGCTGCACCGATCGAGGCTGTCAGCATTTTTAATTTAGTATTCATTTATTTTTTCCTCGGGAACGCTACTCACTACTAGCGCGGGAATAGTAATTTCCGAATATTACAGTTCTGTTTTCAGAATTAGAGATTTGTGCGCTTAATTTATTTAAATGTATGTAAACGTAACGCCTGGTTTCTGTTTTTTATATTTGTCTGAATACGTGTCTGGCGGTAATTTTTCGCGCTTTAGAGCAAAAAAGCTCGTTTTGCTAATAATGATATGCGCCCATAAAAAAGGCACAGATTGTTAAGCGTTTTGTTACTGACTGAGAGTAAAACGTGCGGACAATAACGAGATCCGGTAGTACTAACGCGCTTGAAATATCTTACCGAACAGTCATGTTCGGTTTTTTTTTGCCTGAAATGTTTCGCGGTGGGGCGAGTTAAATAGTTATTCCGCAGCGATCTGTTAAATCTTCCAATAAATAGTTAGCCGCCGGAAAGCGGCGGCTAAAACTCAGCGGTTAAAGACGTTGCGGCCAATTTCAACGGCCTGTTGTAACGCCGCTTCCGCGCTGCCGAGATCCGGCAGCATCAGCGTGGCATTGGTCAGCACCGGCGCGCCGCAGTAATCAAAAATACCGTGCGCGATTTGCGTGTTCCACGATTGCGCATAACCATGCTTTTCGAAGGTGCGGCGATCGGCCCCGCCCAGCGCCACAAGATGGATCGGCAAATGGCCGAGCTTTTTAATCACTTTACCTTCGCCACTATCGGCATAGGCCCAGCCGTTACTAAAGACGCGATCGATCCAGCCCTTTAACAGCCCCGGCATTGTCCACCAGTAAATAGGAAATACCAGCACCAGCGCATCGGCGTTAGCAATACGCGCCTGTTCGGCGAGCACATCGGCGGGCAGCGGCGCGGTTTGATTGAAGGCGGCGACATCCGCTGTTGAAAAGCGCGGGTCAAACCCTT
The Kosakonia oryzae genome window above contains:
- a CDS encoding porin yields the protein MNTKLKMLTASIGAAVALMSFAAQAEITLLKQDPQAGDPLSRLNFTVGGSIRPQFDNAMGNSDKGSYKRNGYDGGTRFRFASDYYLFDDISWINYYELGVNIPALFDWDDHYAEGARNTTRRMLYTGLKSKTWGTLTYGQQNSIYYDVVGVKTDIWDYDMKAQAPGNGINGDYDGSYRARNMLKYKKTVGDADIYAAYLFNDSDYLPGNGTRYKRKGGGSLGVDYHLTDTLTWGTAWNYTRAEMRLPSTDDSKTYDQNILGTALSWTPDNWTFSFGGGWYQNFLLTKKSDVQNYFAGDAWGIEYFAGYKIPVGQYALKYIQPYVMGDRLQYTTGRDYQRIDNGVGVTFQLDYGFRVDYEHVFTSSSDNLSDMNIVRLRYDF
- a CDS encoding NAD(P)H-dependent oxidoreductase; this encodes MHALIVVSHPLEGSLTHALAQAVAEGIRQQGQHSAEIADLAREGFDPRFSTADVAAFNQTAPLPADVLAEQARIANADALVLVFPIYWWTMPGLLKGWIDRVFSNGWAYADSGEGKVIKKLGHLPIHLVALGGADRRTFEKHGYAQSWNTQIAHGIFDYCGAPVLTNATLMLPDLGSAEAALQQAVEIGRNVFNR
- a CDS encoding PTS sugar transporter subunit IIB is translated as MEKKRIYLFCSAGMSTSLLVSKMRAQAEKYEVPVIIEAFSESLAAEKGPQADVVLLGPQIAWKLADIQQLLPNKPVEVIDSLLYGKVDGLGVLKAAVAAIKQAATNN